The following coding sequences lie in one Phaenicophaeus curvirostris isolate KB17595 chromosome 5, BPBGC_Pcur_1.0, whole genome shotgun sequence genomic window:
- the GON7 gene encoding EKC/KEOPS complex subunit GON7, translating into MELVAELRGRDGRTRAVRVPCPARGNEGERLSAVRGALAELQQRVAELLAPLVQEERAAAGGGGGGRTRGALGEEDGEEEEEEEGDEDEEEDGGGLSAEDPPPKRTKVQRP; encoded by the exons atggagctggtggcCGAGCTGCGCGGGCGCGACGGGCGGACGCGCGCGGTGCGGGTCCCCTGCCCGGCCCGGGGCAACGAGGGCGAGCGGCTGAGCGCCGTGCGGGGGGCGCTGGCCGAGCTGCAGCAGCGCGTGGCGGAGCTGCTGGCGCCGCTGGTGCAGGAGGagcgggcggcggcgggcggcggcggcggcggccggacGCGCG GTGCCCTCGGGGAGGAGGacggcgaggaggaggaggaggaggagggggatgagGACGAAGAGGAGGACGGCGGCGGCTTGAGCGCCGAGGACCCGCCCCCGAAGCGCACGAAGGTCCAGCGGCCGTGA
- the UBR7 gene encoding putative E3 ubiquitin-protein ligase UBR7 isoform X2 encodes MEAAAEGAEPGGGCGGGAEEPVVSLAEVLAENEELEKEARAVLGGSDHERCSYSQGAVRRQALYACSTCTPPGAEPAGICLACSYECHGSHRLFELYTKRNFRCDCGNSKFKNLQCKLFPDKSKVNSGNKYNDNFYGLYCTCKRPYPDPEDEHLGAVPPDSGDFHEMVCQTCMKHCPFLWAYASQLAVPALTKVNSLEEEGIVLKAEESEEHKKEIKKESGAEHQEMKEEKQMDQFNEPSTSSGSACPEVVTKSEKPVCKLKELQSKQFSRKDTATFWPSNWRSKLCTCEECLKMYSELEVQFLTDECDTVLAYENKGTSDQETERRDPLMDTLNSMNRVQQVELICEYNDLKTELTDYLRRFADEGTVVKREDIQHFFEEFQSRKRQRTNRMQYYCS; translated from the exons ATggaggcggcggcggagggCGCCGAGCCGGGCGGCGGCTGCGGGGGCGGCGCGGAGGAGCCCGTGGTCTCCTTGGCGGAGGTGCTGGCGGAGAACgaggagctggagaaagagGCGCGGGCCGTGCTGGGCGGCAGCGACCACGAGCGCTGCAGCTACTCGCAG GGCGCGGTGCGCAGACAGGCCCTGTACGCCTGCAGCACCTGCACGCCGCCTGGCGCCGAGCCCGCGGGGATCTGCCTCGCCTGCAGCTACGAGTGCCACGGCTCCCACCGCCTCTTCGAGCTCTACACCAAGAG GAACTTCCGCTGTGACTGTGGAAATAGCAAGTTCAAAAATCTACAGTGCAAGTTATTCCCA GATAAGAGCAAGGTGAATTCAGGAAATAAGTATAATGATAATTTCTATGGACTATACTGTACTTGTAAAAGACCTTATCCTGATCCTGAAGATGAg CATCTTGGCGCGGTCCCCCCTGACAGTGGAGACTTCCATGAAATGGTGTGCCAAACCTGCATGAAGCACTGCCCTTTCCTGTGGGCCTATGCATCACAATTAGCAg TTCCTGCTTTGACCAAAGTGAACTCTCTTGAAGAAGAAGGGATTGTCCTGAAGGCTGAGGAAAGTGAAGagcataaaaaagaaataaaaaaagaaagtggagCAGAACATCAGgaaatgaaggaggaaaagcaaatggATCAGTTTAATGAACCATCCACTAGCTCTGGGTCTGCTTGTCCGGAG GTAGTTACTAAGAGTGAGAAGCCAGTCTGCAAGCTGAAAGAACTCCAAAGCAAGCAATTTTCAAGAAAAGATACTGCCACCTTTTGGCCATCGAACTGGAGAAGCAAATTATGCACCTGTGAAGAGTGTTTG AAAATGTATTCAGAGCTTGAAGTCCAGTTCCTGACAGATGAATGTGACACTGTCTTGGCTTACGAAAATAAAGGTACCAGTGAccaagaaacagagagaagagatcctTTAATGGACACCCTTAACAGCATGAACAGAGTTCAGCAAGTAGAACTCATCTGTG AATACAACGATCTAAAGACAGAACTGACCGACTATCTCAGGAGATTTGCAGATGAGGGAACG GTGGTTaaaagagaagatattcagCACTTCTTTGAAGAATTTCAGTCACGGAAAAGACAACGGACTAACAGGATGCAGTACTACTGTAGTTAG
- the UBR7 gene encoding putative E3 ubiquitin-protein ligase UBR7 isoform X1, with the protein MEAAAEGAEPGGGCGGGAEEPVVSLAEVLAENEELEKEARAVLGGSDHERCSYSQGAVRRQALYACSTCTPPGAEPAGICLACSYECHGSHRLFELYTKRNFRCDCGNSKFKNLQCKLFPDKSKVNSGNKYNDNFYGLYCTCKRPYPDPEDEIPDEMIQCIVCEDWFHGRHLGAVPPDSGDFHEMVCQTCMKHCPFLWAYASQLAVPALTKVNSLEEEGIVLKAEESEEHKKEIKKESGAEHQEMKEEKQMDQFNEPSTSSGSACPEVVTKSEKPVCKLKELQSKQFSRKDTATFWPSNWRSKLCTCEECLKMYSELEVQFLTDECDTVLAYENKGTSDQETERRDPLMDTLNSMNRVQQVELICEYNDLKTELTDYLRRFADEGTVVKREDIQHFFEEFQSRKRQRTNRMQYYCS; encoded by the exons ATggaggcggcggcggagggCGCCGAGCCGGGCGGCGGCTGCGGGGGCGGCGCGGAGGAGCCCGTGGTCTCCTTGGCGGAGGTGCTGGCGGAGAACgaggagctggagaaagagGCGCGGGCCGTGCTGGGCGGCAGCGACCACGAGCGCTGCAGCTACTCGCAG GGCGCGGTGCGCAGACAGGCCCTGTACGCCTGCAGCACCTGCACGCCGCCTGGCGCCGAGCCCGCGGGGATCTGCCTCGCCTGCAGCTACGAGTGCCACGGCTCCCACCGCCTCTTCGAGCTCTACACCAAGAG GAACTTCCGCTGTGACTGTGGAAATAGCAAGTTCAAAAATCTACAGTGCAAGTTATTCCCA GATAAGAGCAAGGTGAATTCAGGAAATAAGTATAATGATAATTTCTATGGACTATACTGTACTTGTAAAAGACCTTATCCTGATCCTGAAGATGAg ATTCCAGATGAGATGATCCAATGCATAGTTTGTGAAGACTGGTTCCATGGAAGG CATCTTGGCGCGGTCCCCCCTGACAGTGGAGACTTCCATGAAATGGTGTGCCAAACCTGCATGAAGCACTGCCCTTTCCTGTGGGCCTATGCATCACAATTAGCAg TTCCTGCTTTGACCAAAGTGAACTCTCTTGAAGAAGAAGGGATTGTCCTGAAGGCTGAGGAAAGTGAAGagcataaaaaagaaataaaaaaagaaagtggagCAGAACATCAGgaaatgaaggaggaaaagcaaatggATCAGTTTAATGAACCATCCACTAGCTCTGGGTCTGCTTGTCCGGAG GTAGTTACTAAGAGTGAGAAGCCAGTCTGCAAGCTGAAAGAACTCCAAAGCAAGCAATTTTCAAGAAAAGATACTGCCACCTTTTGGCCATCGAACTGGAGAAGCAAATTATGCACCTGTGAAGAGTGTTTG AAAATGTATTCAGAGCTTGAAGTCCAGTTCCTGACAGATGAATGTGACACTGTCTTGGCTTACGAAAATAAAGGTACCAGTGAccaagaaacagagagaagagatcctTTAATGGACACCCTTAACAGCATGAACAGAGTTCAGCAAGTAGAACTCATCTGTG AATACAACGATCTAAAGACAGAACTGACCGACTATCTCAGGAGATTTGCAGATGAGGGAACG GTGGTTaaaagagaagatattcagCACTTCTTTGAAGAATTTCAGTCACGGAAAAGACAACGGACTAACAGGATGCAGTACTACTGTAGTTAG